Within the Deinococcus misasensis DSM 22328 genome, the region AGCAGATGAGTGCCCACCTGCAAGAACTGGCCCGGAATTTTGAGCAACAGGCTGTTCCCAACTCTGGCAGATATGTGGATGACCCGGCCACTGCAACGGAACAGGGCACCCAGCACATCCCACCCCTGAAAAGAGAACAGCAAATCAAGCTGCTCGGGATGGGAATGGTTGCTCTGGGTGCCCTGTGGGGAATCAAAAAAGTGCTCGGGTCAAAATCCAGTTGATTCAGTTGCCCGAGGAGGTCGGGGCATTCACTTCAGGGCAGGTGGTTTTGGGGTTTCCCATCTGCTCTGCATAAACTTTCCCGAGGCGCAGCACTTCGGCAGCCAGCATGGTTTCGTGGTAATTGACCGTCCAGACGTTGCCTTTGGTCAAATCAAACGTGCGCAGGGTCTCTGCGTGCACCATCTGGTACCATCCGCCATACTCGGGGTCCAGAAAATGGTTCTTGATGAAGCTTTCCTGCTTTTTGAACGCCTCCAACGTGTTCTCTTTGCGCACCACCGCAAAATGCAGGAAGGCTCTGGCGGTTTCCGAATTGGCCCACCACACGTAATAATCGTTGTCGGGGTTGCCGGGCAACGGTTTGCCGTCGTAATCCGTGACCTCATAAAGCATGGCACCGGTGTCTGGACTCAAGGCATGCACCTCCACAAACTTCTTCAGTTTGTCGGCAGTGGTCAGCCAATCTGAAGGAAATCCGCGCTCCACAGCTCTGGAAATCAGGTAGGCCAGTTCGATGTTGTGCCCGGTGGTTGCCTGACGGGCCACTGTCCACTGGGAGTTGCGGGTGTAAGGTTCCTGACGTGGTTCCCAGTTGCTGGTGTAGTTGTAGGCCACGTACCCACGGTCCTTGAAGCCTTCCTCATCTTTGTACAGCACCTTGGTGAGCGCCTCACCCGCATCCGTAATCAATTTGTCCACTCTGGTGCGGGTTTCACCGTCTGTCACATCATGAAGGGCCATCAGGCCTTCAAAGTAATGGGTGAAGGTGTCCACGTTGTGGTACCCATCCAGAGCACTGAAATCAAAGTTGAAGCCGGGCAACACCACGCCGGGCTGTTTGGGATCGATGAAGTGTTTTTCCAGCACATCCAGTTGCTTCAGGGCGGCCTGCAGGTGCTCGGGTTTGCGGGTGATGTCATACAACTGGGCCAGAGTGAACAGGGCAAACACATTCCCGTACCCCTGTTTGTTGCGCCCCACCACCATGCCTGAGCGCTCGGCTTCAAAATAAAAACCACCATAAGCTTCATCCCAGAAGGTGTCCAGCAAAAATTGTGCCCCCTGCTCTGCGGCTTTCAGGAAACGCTCTGCTCCAGTGGCCCGGTAGGCTTCGATGTTCATGTAGATGCCTCGGGCCTGCGCGATGGAAGTGGTGCGACCCCTCCCGGTCTGGTCCCATTCTCGGGTCAGGTTGACGTGGTAAGCGCCTTCAAAGTTGGGCAGGTACACGCCCATGCCGGAGGTGCCGTCCAGACCACCATTCCAGAGGTCCACGGTTTTCACCAGTTGCTGGCAGTACCATGCAACATCGGCAGGAGGGGAGACCTGCCTGGCAAGACCAGCAGACAGGGAACTTAGGGCCAGCGAAACAAACAGGGTGCGCAACATCTAGAACCTCCGGTGCATGCAGGGCAGCGTGGTGAATTTCGTTTACTAAACTGCATCCATTGTAACGTAAAAACATCATGGGTGTGATGAAGAGATGCACACCCAACTGGACAAGCATGGGCCTTGGGCTTTGCTGAGGGTGCAACCGTTCAGGCTCTTCCTTCTTTTTGTGGATGAGCTCAAAGGTCAGAGATGTTCTCAAAATGGATCAGGTTTTGTTGCTTTCCAGCTGAGGAACTGGGAAAGGGCTTTTCTCTGTAAATGTCTCTTGCCCAAACGCCCACGCAAGAAGCGAACGGCCTGGACATTGAGGTCCCATCTCAACATCAGGTCCCTGGCAAGTGGAGGCACCCAAACAAGTTGTCTCTCATGAAGAAAACGTGTGAATCGCTGTGCCATAATGGTGTTTTGTGAAACATGTTCGACTTACCTCAATTGGCCTGACAATGCTCCTCACCGTATCTTGCAGTGAAGACACCGCACCCCCCAGTGGGGCGATCCTCTCCCCGAGTCACAATGGCACGGTCAGTGGGAACTTCAAGGTGCAGGTGACGGCCAGAGGGGACGCAGAGATCAGCAAAATTCAAATTTATGCGCGTGATGAGGGCAGCACCAAAGAGGGTGTTTTTGTGGGCAGCACCGTCAGTTCTCCGGGCTTCATTGACTGGAACACCGGGTTTTTCCCCTCGGGTGCCAAAGTGGAGCTTTATGCCAGAGTGACCGACGTGACCGGAAGCAGTGCAGACAGCGACCCAGTCACGGTGACCATCAGCAACTCCGATACCGTGAAAATGCAGCGTTTCATGGGCCTTCGTGTACCACCTGCTCCCAAAAAAGCTGCTGTGGCCCGTCAGGCTTGGAACAACCCAAGTGTGTACACGGTGCTGCCTCCAGAGGGTGCTTCCTTTGAGAAGCAGGGGGTCAAGCCTCAGGAGGTGGTGCTGGACAACAACTCCGAGTATTACCTGAACTGGGTTTGGAACAGTTATTCCACCAATGCTGGGGTGTTGATCGGTTACCACTTGAAGTACAGCAAGGACAGTGTGGCTGGGCCTTACGCCATCCGGCAGAAAATCAAACCTCAGGGCACTCCATCCATTGACTCGGTGGACCTTGAAAAACCCCTCACCTCCACGGAAGCTGCCGGGACCCATTACGGTGCGGTGGCAGCAGTGGTGGGGCAGGCCGAAATTGCTTTGTCGAATTACACCAGCTTCCAGTTCCCCGGCGAACAAACCCTGAAAACCCCCACCAATGGGGCGGTTTTGGGCACCGGTCAACCCGCCCTCAGTTGGAACACCCCAGCAGGCGTGGATGCTTACGTGTTTTCCGTTTACAAGGAAGACCCTCTGGTGAACACATCGGCTGTACCGGTCTGGACGGTGGCCAAAAACGATGGGGGTCAACTGCTCTCCATCAAAGACACCACTGTGACTTACCCGGCCAACCAATCTGCCCTCACGCCTGGTGTGTATTACTGGAAAGTCATTGGGTATGACTTCAACGATGAAAAGGTGATGGTGGCCGCATCGATCAGCAAAGTCTGGAGTTTCACGGTTGCCCCATGATGCACAAAAACCACCTTCTTTCCCTGACTCTGCTGCTGGCCCTCACCGCATGTGCAGATGAAGAAAAACCCAGAGTCACCTACCGTTTGAACGGGGTGGTGCCCAGCGTCGCGTACCCCGGTGACACCATCACCCTTGCTGGCACTTTTCCAGAGAATGCCACCGTGTTGCTGAACGGTGTGACCCTGTCCACCAACCGCAAAGCAGAAGGCCTGCTGGATGCCCAGATTCCTTCCAGCGCTCTGGCAGGTGAGGGGCTCTTGCAGGTTTCTGGCACCACCTTGCAAACCGCTTACGATGTGTTGCCCAAAATCACCGCAGTGACCCTGAAAAGCAACACCTTGCAGGTGCAAGGCCTCGGGTGGGCAGGGGGCCAGAGCACCTTGATGGGCAGCATTCAAGGTGTGAAGGTCACCCCGACCCTGCAAGGGGAGGCACTGGTCATGGACCTCCCTGCCAACCTGGTGTATGGACCTTTGAACATCACGGTCTCGGTGAACAACAAGCAAAGCCCGGTGTTTTACCACAGCTTGCAGGCGGCTGTGGCACGTGGAAAAGTGTTGCTGCCCGCGCAAGCACAAAACAGCATCACCAAAAGCGACTTCTCTCCTCAGGCGTTGCCCGTTCCCACCTTCAAAAGCCTTGCTGTGTACCTCTCTGACCTGTCACATCAGGCTTCCCTTGAGACAAAAGCTCAGGAATGGGGGGGAAAGCTGACCCAGTGTTACCCCAGCTTTCAGGCTTGCCGGGCAACGTTCCAGAGCCCACAGGATGCCCAGCGTGCCCTGCAGAACCTCTCAACCCTCCCTTACGTCACCAATGCCCACCCAGACGACGTGAAGTCCAATGGGAACCCCTGCACGAACCTCACCCAGAACCCTGCCACCCTCGGGGAGTTGTGGCACCTGAAACGCATGAACATCGAAAAGGCATGGCAGAAAACCCTCGGGAAAGGCATCACCGTGGCCGTGGTGGACAGCGGCGTGCTGCCCCACCCCGAGTTCGAGAACCGTTTGCTGCCCGGCATCGATTTCGTGGATGGTGACACCAACCCTGTTGACCTTTACGGTCACGGCACGCACGTGGCAGGACTGGTGGCCGCCAACTTGAAAATCAAAGGGGTCGCCCCAGCTGCCAACATCCTGCCAGTCCGGGTGTTGGACAGCATCGGAGAGGGCAGCGTGCTGGCCGTTGCCCAGGGGGTGCTTTACGCCGCAGGACTGGACACCCAGCACCCCAACCCCAACCCCGCGCAGGTGATCAACCTGTCTCTGGGCCTCAGGAGTTACAACTCCCAGATGCCCGCCCTAGAGCAAGCCATCGAGAAGGTGCAAAAACAGGGCGTGCTGGTGGTGGCTGCCACCGGCAACGACAGCCTGTTCACTCCGGCTTTCCCGGCCAACCTGCCCGGTGTGATCTCCGTGACCGCCCTCTCTGGACCCACCACCACCTACCAGCCCACTTACCCCAACCGGGGACAGGGCACCCTGATTTCTGCTTTTGGCGGAGACCTGCACAGCGATCAGGACAAAAACAACATCCCAGACGCCATCGTTTCAACAGCCATCGACGGAAACACCCCGGCCTACGGGCTGTGTTACGGCACCAGCATGGCCGCCCCACAGGTGTCCGGCGTGGTGGCCTTGCTGCTCGCACAGGGCACCCCACCCCGAGATGTCATCCCGCTCTTGACCCGCTCGGCCATTGACCTCGGGGATTACGGGCAGGACCTGAACACCGGATTTGGACTGGTGAACCCCAATGTCACCGACCGCAAGGCAGGCACCTACGTGGTGGCCCTGAACCCACAAAACAAAGTGGTTGCCTGGGCACCCGTTCAAAACGACGGCACCTACACCCTCACCAACCTGCCCCCCAGCACCCCCCTGAAAGTGCAAGCTTTCACGGACCTCGATGGGAACCACGTGCTGGGCGAAACCGGAGAAACCCTCAGTCCGGCCCTGCAACAAGAATTCCAACCCCAAACCCAAACCCCGTTGCCCGATTTGCAACTTGACCTCGTCACCACCCCCCAGGGTGTGACGCTGCCTGAATTTCAGGAAGGAAATTGAATGCGCAAAACCCTGCTCACCCTCCTGCTGTCCCTGTCCACCAGCTTTGCTGCCACCCTCGGGGTGCAACAAGACGCCCAATCGGTGATTCTGGCCAGCCCTGAATCCATCCGTTACACCGCAGACAGCCTGACCGACACCCTCACCCTCACCGACGCCAACCTCCCCGAAGGCACCACCCTGGGACTGGGCATCACCTTCCGGCAAGAGGGCAGCAACCTGATCCTCAACATCCCCGACAGCCTCTGGTATTACCTTTCGCCGGATGGGAAACGCCTGTTCGTCAGTGCCCCCTCGCTGACCGGCAGCACTGCCCTGAGTGCCCCCAGCAACGACAACCGCGAAGCCATCATGTACTACCTGAAAAGCGCCGACCCCAGCAAAACCAGCAGCCTGCTCACCCGACTGCACCCCAACGTGCGCGTGGAAGTCGATGACCGCCAGAGGGCACTGGTGGTTTACGTGCTGCCCCAGGAGAAAGACAAAGTCAGCAAACTGATCAAGCAACTCGATGCCGAACGCCCACAGGTGATCTTCGAAGCCGAAATCCTCGAAATCAACCAGAACAACAGCGAAAAACTCGGCATTGACTACGAAGCTGCCCTCGGGATCTCCATCACCGAAGCGGTCCCGGCCAGCATCTTCCGTTTCGGCAAATTCTCCCGCAGCGCCATCGGCACCGGGAAAGCCGGAGGGAGTGGCATCGGCTTCACCCTCAACTTCCTGAAAAGCAACGACGTCGCGCAGGTCCTTGCCCGCCCGAGGGTCACCGCTCTGGACGGCGTGGAGGCCCGCATCAACAGCACCCGGTCGCAGGTGATCGTGGTCAGCAAAGACGGCAACCAGAGCTTCCAGACGCTCACCACCGGGATCACCATGCGGCTGCTGCCGAAAGTCTCTCCGGACGGGGTGATCGAATCGAACATCACTGTGACCGTGTCGATCCCCAGCAGCACCACCACCACCGGAGAACTGAGTTACTCGACACGGGAAGCCAGCACCACCGTGCGGGTCAGGAATGGTGAACCCATCGTGATTGGTGGCCTGATCGAAAACCGCACCAGCGAAGCGGTCCGCAAACTGCCGATCCTCGGGGACCTGCCCCTGATTGGTGGTCTGTTCAGAAGCACCTACACCACCAACCAGCGCAGCGACCTGGTGATCATCGTGACCCCCAGACTGATCGTCCCCGATGAATTCCCTGCCAGCGAAATCCCCCTGGATCCCCCCACCGAAACCCCACAGGACGCCCCCAAACCATGAAACCCTGGATGGCCCTGATCACCTGCACCCTCCTCTGGGCCTGCGCCCCCACCAGCACCCAGCAGGAAGAAGAACCCATCGCAGAAATCACCCCTCTGGACTCCAGCACCGCCAGAGCGCTGCAAGGGGCTTTTCAGGATGTGTTTCTGGACGCTGGAATCGTGGTTCAGAATGCGCAGGCCTTCAAGTACACCGGGCTTTCCGCCTCGGGGTTCACGGGGCTGATCAACCTGTTCTACAAGAAGTACCCGGGATTCTGCCCGGTGGTGAATGGCTTCGTGATTGCAGGGGAACGCCCGAACACCTTCATGACCCTGACGGCTCGGGGGAAGGACGTGCGGGCTTTCGTGTACGACCAGAGCGAGAAGCCGTTTGTGACGTACGCGTACTTGGAAGGGGAAAGTCGGGGTGTGCTGGATGTGCGGCCTTGCGACAATGACCTGAGTCCGTAAGGGAAGGTTGAATGAACATCCCCCTCCAGTTTTTTGCTCTGGAGGGGGATTCTTTTGGGGTTGAGGTGGTGAGTAAAAAGGCTCTGGTTTTGATGTCTGATTTATTTGCGGTTTGCTTGTTGTGAAGCGAGAAGTTTTTCAGAGGTAGGGCTTTTGTAGGCTGAAGCTCATGCCTGCTCTGGGAAGTCCATCGACTGGAGGTCCGCTGGGTCTTCGGCTATGGACAAAGGGAAAGCCCTCCCGTTACAGGAGGGCAGACTACCAAGTTCTATTTCTATTCTTCTGCTAGCCATGTATCAAGGCCAGCAATCTTCAGACGATTTAGAGCTTCAGTTAAAACTGCTTGGTCTGTCGGTGGAATAGATTCAATCTGATAAACTCGATTTAGAGAAATATAATAGTCATAATCAGGAAAATATGCTAGAACTTGAGCAAGATTGCGATCAGATATATGTTCTGAGATTATATAAATCATGGCATCCACAACGGAATGGGAAGCTTCCATAATACCGGCATCTCGTAATAGATTAACAGTAGTAACCAAATAGTCAGGAACACTGGATCGATTATTCTTTGCCATAAATTCTCTCACTTTCCTGTGAGTGGTACTGAAGGATGCAAGAAGGTATCAAACTCAACGCCTTGTCCAGCTGCTGCCCGTATAGCTTGGGCATCTGCAGTGATAGTGGTAAGTCCAAGAGAATCAGCAGTTCCAAAGATCTTAATGTCATTTTCGCCAATGCTACGAGTTGGCTTCATTCCTGCTGCCTTAGGTGACACATTATCAGGAATAATCTTTACACGTGCGAGTAGCGCTTTTGCTCTTGCCTGCTCCAGTGGCCCACCAGCTTTAGCGACAATATTCTCAAATTCGGCCAAAGCAGTTTGAGTCATATAGATAGGTTGGTCTCCAATTGCATTCTTAATTGTGCCCCTAACTGTTGACCCCTCAGAGATCAAAGCAACTGCACTCCCAGTATCCAAATTGACTCCTCCACAACCGTTATGCACCAACCAACCCTGAGTGCCCACAAAGAAGGTGTGGGCCTCTTCGACCTCCAGATTGTACATTGTTCTGGCTTCCTGGATGGTATTGACGTACCGGACTTCACCCAGGGTGCCATCGGCCTGCTTGAGTTTGTCTCCAACCTTCAGGTGTCCTGCACCCACCCACTTGTCGCTCAGGTCCGGGTGGCCTTCAGGTTTGGGTCTGGGTTCTCCGTCTAAACGCTCCGTGACGTAGAAGGGGTGTTCAGGGGTTGCCACCACGTAATCCAATTTTCCGGTTTCGCTGTCCTCAATCACAAGCCCAGTGATCTCTGGATCATGTCCAACAATCATCTGGGTGATGGGGTAGTAACCCTGTTCTCCGGTTTGCTCATTGAAGGCCAACACGGGTGTACCAATGGCCAGAGCAGCAATGGCGGTCAGTCCGTATTTGGTCCAGACTGGGGTCTCTGGGGTGAAGGAATTGCATTTACAAAGATTTCCTCCCAGTTTGCAACCTCTGGATACCACTTGGGCAAAATTTCTTGCGATACTACGCATACCTGCACCAACAGCCTGTTTTCCTGTTGCTACTGCTGTATCTAGGCCAAGACCGCGTGCGGCAGCTTTGATACCATTCTTCAGAAGCCCTGCTAATCCAAAGATTGCACCATCATTAATGAAATCTTGAGCGAAGCCATAAGATGCATCACTGATATAAAACATCGCATCACAGGCTATGGCGGCGCAGTGTCTCGAATTGATCAAATCTATCATTGTATCTGCAATAAGAGAATTACGAGCTGCTTCATACGTATTGGTCATTCCATTCTCTCTATGGCCCAAGCTATTTAGTTTTCTGAGTGCAGAATTTAATCGATCAAGGTTTTGGCGAGCACCATCTCCCATTATGTCGAACTCTTCTGCTGTTATCGACCCATTCTGAATGTCTTGCATGATGGTCATCAGCATGTAATCACGACTGGCAACATTATCCCATTTTTCAGTCAGTGCCATAAGAGCATTTACACTGCTCATTGCTCCCAGCCCAAACTTACTGACTGCTGTTGCCTTCAAAGCTTCTGTTACCATCCCATCAACATCAGTAGTACCCAACTCTTTTTCCATTTCGCACATAAACTGGGCCTGTTCATCTGAAAGATTGTTGATGGGTCCGTTACAATACGATTGGGTATTTCCACTCGAAGTCCCAGCAAACGCAGCTACCATCCAGTCTTCGCTTGAAGGAGGTCGTTGGTCCGGTGATACCACCTCTGGGGAGGAACCCGAGTTGCCTCCTGCGTTGCCTCCAGAGCCTCCAAGGTTGGGGTTGAGTTCTGCCCCTGGGGCCACCACGCCACTGCTTCCACTGCTTCCGGTCAGGTTCGGATTGAGTTCGGTTCCCGGCAAAGTCGCATCCCCGAGTCCCAGAGTGCCTGAGGAATTGAGGGGGCTCTGGTCTTGCACGTTGGTGGCATTCACGGCGTGGGGGTTGGTGTCGGCAAGGGAAGTGGGAGGTCCGTACTCATTGGGGTCAATGGGTTCTGGTTCCGGTTTGGAGAAGAGGTTTTCTGGGTTCTGGTTGTCGAGGGGGTTGGAGAAGTTCATGACGCCAGTGGCGTTCTGGGTGATGGTGTCTTGGGGGGGGGCAACGTCGGTGCCACCAGTGAAGGGGTTTTGGGTGCTCTGGGGGGCATTCACACTGCTGGAGGTCAAGCCCACGCTGCTGCTCGGGGTTGGGTCTTTGTATTCTGCTAAGGGGTTTTCTTTGCTTGGTGCAACAAAAGGAAGTGTGGGATTCCAATCGGAGTTGTCCATTATGGAGTCTATCAGTGTATAAGTTGCATCTTTAATGCAATATGCATCATAACAATAACTACTAAGATACCTACCCGTTTCCTGCATGGTTGTGTATTGGACATCTTGATTGGCAAATGCGTAAGTTCTAATATTTTGTTGCTGTGATTTAATATTTACGCCATCGGTTATATCAATCTGCAACTTACTAGCAACAAGAATATTACCAAAAGAATCATAGACGAAGTCATTTAAAGCACCAGTTAATTGACTTGGGTAGCAAAAAAAGATCAAATTGCACCCGGCGTCTTGATTTTGGTAATTGTAGAATTGGGTGGCATTCTGGTCTGCATCATAGCGTTTTGCTGTTTTCGCTCTGAGATTATCAATAGAATTGCTTAGAAGTTGAGATCTAGAGTTTGATGAATATTTGGTTGTGCTTTGATTTGTACCCGACAGCTCGCTTTCTATGACTTGAATGACTTTTAGTTTTGTTCCGTTCGCGCTGTAGTGATTTTGTGTGGTAATTGTTTCTCTAGGAAGTACCACTCCACTTGCTGATTCTGGAGGAGTATGCGTTGTAATAGTGCAAGTGTTCAAATTAAAGTAATAGGTGGTACATTTATAAACGTTTTTTGCTGTGATGGATTTACTGATTTCATTGGCACCCTGGAATGCGTTTTCAGAGAAATTCTTAGACTTGATGAT harbors:
- a CDS encoding type II secretion system protein GspD, with protein sequence MRKTLLTLLLSLSTSFAATLGVQQDAQSVILASPESIRYTADSLTDTLTLTDANLPEGTTLGLGITFRQEGSNLILNIPDSLWYYLSPDGKRLFVSAPSLTGSTALSAPSNDNREAIMYYLKSADPSKTSSLLTRLHPNVRVEVDDRQRALVVYVLPQEKDKVSKLIKQLDAERPQVIFEAEILEINQNNSEKLGIDYEAALGISITEAVPASIFRFGKFSRSAIGTGKAGGSGIGFTLNFLKSNDVAQVLARPRVTALDGVEARINSTRSQVIVVSKDGNQSFQTLTTGITMRLLPKVSPDGVIESNITVTVSIPSSTTTTGELSYSTREASTTVRVRNGEPIVIGGLIENRTSEAVRKLPILGDLPLIGGLFRSTYTTNQRSDLVIIVTPRLIVPDEFPASEIPLDPPTETPQDAPKP
- a CDS encoding S8 family peptidase, which encodes MMHKNHLLSLTLLLALTACADEEKPRVTYRLNGVVPSVAYPGDTITLAGTFPENATVLLNGVTLSTNRKAEGLLDAQIPSSALAGEGLLQVSGTTLQTAYDVLPKITAVTLKSNTLQVQGLGWAGGQSTLMGSIQGVKVTPTLQGEALVMDLPANLVYGPLNITVSVNNKQSPVFYHSLQAAVARGKVLLPAQAQNSITKSDFSPQALPVPTFKSLAVYLSDLSHQASLETKAQEWGGKLTQCYPSFQACRATFQSPQDAQRALQNLSTLPYVTNAHPDDVKSNGNPCTNLTQNPATLGELWHLKRMNIEKAWQKTLGKGITVAVVDSGVLPHPEFENRLLPGIDFVDGDTNPVDLYGHGTHVAGLVAANLKIKGVAPAANILPVRVLDSIGEGSVLAVAQGVLYAAGLDTQHPNPNPAQVINLSLGLRSYNSQMPALEQAIEKVQKQGVLVVAATGNDSLFTPAFPANLPGVISVTALSGPTTTYQPTYPNRGQGTLISAFGGDLHSDQDKNNIPDAIVSTAIDGNTPAYGLCYGTSMAAPQVSGVVALLLAQGTPPRDVIPLLTRSAIDLGDYGQDLNTGFGLVNPNVTDRKAGTYVVALNPQNKVVAWAPVQNDGTYTLTNLPPSTPLKVQAFTDLDGNHVLGETGETLSPALQQEFQPQTQTPLPDLQLDLVTTPQGVTLPEFQEGN
- a CDS encoding AGE family epimerase/isomerase, giving the protein MLRTLFVSLALSSLSAGLARQVSPPADVAWYCQQLVKTVDLWNGGLDGTSGMGVYLPNFEGAYHVNLTREWDQTGRGRTTSIAQARGIYMNIEAYRATGAERFLKAAEQGAQFLLDTFWDEAYGGFYFEAERSGMVVGRNKQGYGNVFALFTLAQLYDITRKPEHLQAALKQLDVLEKHFIDPKQPGVVLPGFNFDFSALDGYHNVDTFTHYFEGLMALHDVTDGETRTRVDKLITDAGEALTKVLYKDEEGFKDRGYVAYNYTSNWEPRQEPYTRNSQWTVARQATTGHNIELAYLISRAVERGFPSDWLTTADKLKKFVEVHALSPDTGAMLYEVTDYDGKPLPGNPDNDYYVWWANSETARAFLHFAVVRKENTLEAFKKQESFIKNHFLDPEYGGWYQMVHAETLRTFDLTKGNVWTVNYHETMLAAEVLRLGKVYAEQMGNPKTTCPEVNAPTSSGN
- a CDS encoding Ig-like domain-containing protein, encoding MLLTVSCSEDTAPPSGAILSPSHNGTVSGNFKVQVTARGDAEISKIQIYARDEGSTKEGVFVGSTVSSPGFIDWNTGFFPSGAKVELYARVTDVTGSSADSDPVTVTISNSDTVKMQRFMGLRVPPAPKKAAVARQAWNNPSVYTVLPPEGASFEKQGVKPQEVVLDNNSEYYLNWVWNSYSTNAGVLIGYHLKYSKDSVAGPYAIRQKIKPQGTPSIDSVDLEKPLTSTEAAGTHYGAVAAVVGQAEIALSNYTSFQFPGEQTLKTPTNGAVLGTGQPALSWNTPAGVDAYVFSVYKEDPLVNTSAVPVWTVAKNDGGQLLSIKDTTVTYPANQSALTPGVYYWKVIGYDFNDEKVMVAASISKVWSFTVAP